GAAATTGAAATTATACCTATAACAGTATCACCCGGCAAAACATGGTTCAGAGTTATGGCAGGCCCTTTTACTAATGAAGAAGATTGTTTAAAAATGGTTCAGGAGTTAAGGCAAAAAGGGCTTCTGCCGGCTTTCGGATAAATCAAAACGCCCCGGCACTTGTTCCTGCAAAACCCGATTCCGGTAAGTTTACGGATTTATTGTTTCCGGGCATATATTGCCACTGACCTGACTTGAGCCTCTTTACACATTTCCATTCCAGGGTTTTCCCGGCCGGAAACCCGCTTACAAGACCGGTCCATTTCGGAGTATTTGGCCCGGGACCGTTGTGGTTCGGAGGCGGATTATAAATATACTCATAATAAATGTTTGGACTGAGTAAAACCCCTTTGGCCGGGTCCCAATTACCTATCAACGGATCATTTCCGAAGGCATAAATATTTTCTCCCGGTGCCGTCCAGCCATTTTCACATACAAAATTTACCGACGTAATCGGAGTTATGGGTTTTAGGGCAATCAAAAAAGCCTTTTTTCTGGCTACATCAATAACACCGGATTTCATGGAAACCAGATTTCGCCCTGCATTGAACCAACCACTTGCCCTCTTGTTGAAATCCGCCATTGATGTTCGCCTGGGAAGAGCCTTGCCATTAAGCTTTACGCCTTCTGCCAGAGCATTATCTACCACCAGTTGTACGATGTTGTTGCGGCTTCTCACTGCCCCGGTATAACTTCCTATAGCATTTTCGATCACAACGAATACGCTCTCAACAATTTTCTGCTGGGAAACCTTCGTGGTTCGGGTGCTGTAAACCGGGCGCTTATCCTGTGTAAATCGGACCGTTTCACCATCATCTTCATAGAGGGTAAATGTGCTGGGAGTAGCATCTGCATAAACCTGCACGATCAATTCATTATGTGATGATCCCTTTTTACGATGACCGAACACATCTTTCGTCTGATCATCAACATACATAATGGGCAGTATAGCTCCTGACCTGGCAAATACGGGTAACCGGAATACGCCCCCTATATATACAGGGAAATCACTCACCCATTCGCCATGACTATTGAACCATTCGCGGGTATGGTAATTCACCCATGTACCTTTTGGCAGATAGATGTTGCGTTTATGTTCGCCGTGATTTGCCACCACCCCCACCAGCAGATCCTTTCCAATGAGCTTTTCATGGCCGAGGGTACGCACATTCGGATCGTTTTGATAGTAATATACAAGCGGCGGGATAAGTGGTTCTCCATAAAGATACGCTCTGTAGGCCAGCGAGTAATAGTAAGGCGTAAGTTCATAACGCTGACGGATATTTTCGCGATTGGATTGCATATCACCTACAAGGTCGGGGGAGGTCTCGTAGCGTTTACTGGTTTGGAAACTGTTATCCGTATGGGGTCTGACCGGCACATCGAACCATGAACCGTTTGCAAACCATTGGGTATATAGTTCATACTGGTACTGGAGGTTTCCGGAATGATCTTTATTATAAGGCATCCCTTCACGGCGGAAACCGCCTATATCCGAGCCGTAATAATCGATCCCTGAAAATGACATATGAAGCTGGCTGTTTAAATGCGACGCAAGCAAATCAAGATTTGAGCCAATATCGCCTGACCACATTGCCGCACCGAAGCGCCCGGAACCCGAAGCTCCGGAGCGCGTGACAACAAACGGTCTGCGGTTTATCACTGAATTCTTCTCGGCAAAACCGTCGTAAATCGACTTGTTCCATAAAAAGGCGTACAGGTTGTGAATATCACCGTGTTGGTTTTTGGGACCGGCCGCAGTGATCTCAACGCCATGATAGCAGGCATTCGGATCATATTTCTCCGGTTCCCCCAAATCGGTCCAATGACCAGCAATCCCCTTGCTCACCATATCAGGAAAGCGCTTGTTTTCATGTAACCACCGGCCTGCATCAGGATTGGACCAGTCTATCATTGCGGCCTTACCGAACCAGTCTGTCAAAATTACGGGTTCCTGGTTTTCCGGATCGCACTGTCCGGTTTTCTTCTGATAGGCAAAAAGACTTCCTGCTGTTTTCATCTGGCTATAAGTATCTGTATTCTGGTTGACGTATGACTCCTCGATGGTTACAAAACCGATATTGTCGTTTTTGTAAGAGGCGATTTTGGTGTCTGGATCGGGAAAGTAATACCCATTGCCGTCTCCACTGTCCCGGTCCCAATCCAATTTGCCCATCATGCTGTCCGGGCTGTCCTTAACCACTCCGCCGAACCATTGCAGATCTAAGACAAAACCGTCCACCGGAAAGTTGTTACTGCGCAGGCCGTTTAAAAGAGTATCAATCTGCGTCCAATCCTTATAGCCGAATTCCGATACCCAAAGACCAAATGCTTTGCGCGGCGGAACCGGCGGTGTGCCCACAAGTTCTATGTAGTCTTTTCGAAGATCGGGAAGATCTGGGCCGGTCATTACATAGAAACGGATCTGATCACCCCACATCCTCACCTGCCAAGGGTCGCCGGTAAAATCCCAGCGCTGTTTGTAGACATTGTCAAGAAACAAAACATAGTTAAGATTATTGTCTCCCAATGCATACATGACAGGCAACTGCACATTGCCCACCATTCCTGCCGGGCCAAAAGGCATGAAACCATTGCCATGGCTCTGGGCCTGACCCGCGGGTTGCTCTTCCCTAACCTTATGCTGTAGCCAGTCACCATCAGCTGAGCCCAGCTTTTTAAATTGCTGACCAAGACCGTATACATTCAGCATTTGGCCTTTGATGATATTTATACCTTTCCAGTCATTATCAAGGTCGGCCGGGCAAACCGTGGTCAGGAAACGATTCCCGATTTTGTCCCACATAGAAACACAGAGATTTTGCGTGTCCACCTCTACCTTGATATCAGCGGTCTCGAAACCGTTTCCGGCAGAACTGAAAGACGCAGGCCCAGAATAGTCTGTTTTGAGTACCATGGGGGAGGCATACAGCGGTTTGGTCAAGTCCGGTGCGGAACCCACTGCTGACAGTTCGAAGTGGATCAGATCATCATCGAGAGCCTCTACCACCAGGTATTGGTTTCCCAGGTTGAATTTGACCCGTTTGATCTCGGCCTGGAGCGATGTTGCCACGAAAAATACAAACAAGGTAATTATCAATGTTAATTTCCTCTTCATGATAAACTCCTTTCTTGAAATGTCTTATTGACTATAGCCTGAATGATTCCTGTTAAACGGAGAACCTGACAACGTCACTATTTCACCACCATTTCACATATGCATTCTTTATCGTTACAACTTTTTATTTACAAAACAATGACTCGTTTACCATCTTTTTTTATGGCATATCATAATGTCTCTTTTTCAGCATTTTTTGGGATTTTCATCTTCTATCACTGTTCCATCAGAAAGAAGGGAATGTACCGATATAGTATACTTATCGTTTCCTTTCCATTCTATTACCGAAAAAGTAGGTTTCTTTTTGCCGTCTTCCATATCGGGCCTGGCAGGG
This genomic interval from Pseudomonadota bacterium contains the following:
- a CDS encoding DUF5110 domain-containing protein → MKRKLTLIITLFVFFVATSLQAEIKRVKFNLGNQYLVVEALDDDLIHFELSAVGSAPDLTKPLYASPMVLKTDYSGPASFSSAGNGFETADIKVEVDTQNLCVSMWDKIGNRFLTTVCPADLDNDWKGINIIKGQMLNVYGLGQQFKKLGSADGDWLQHKVREEQPAGQAQSHGNGFMPFGPAGMVGNVQLPVMYALGDNNLNYVLFLDNVYKQRWDFTGDPWQVRMWGDQIRFYVMTGPDLPDLRKDYIELVGTPPVPPRKAFGLWVSEFGYKDWTQIDTLLNGLRSNNFPVDGFVLDLQWFGGVVKDSPDSMMGKLDWDRDSGDGNGYYFPDPDTKIASYKNDNIGFVTIEESYVNQNTDTYSQMKTAGSLFAYQKKTGQCDPENQEPVILTDWFGKAAMIDWSNPDAGRWLHENKRFPDMVSKGIAGHWTDLGEPEKYDPNACYHGVEITAAGPKNQHGDIHNLYAFLWNKSIYDGFAEKNSVINRRPFVVTRSGASGSGRFGAAMWSGDIGSNLDLLASHLNSQLHMSFSGIDYYGSDIGGFRREGMPYNKDHSGNLQYQYELYTQWFANGSWFDVPVRPHTDNSFQTSKRYETSPDLVGDMQSNRENIRQRYELTPYYYSLAYRAYLYGEPLIPPLVYYYQNDPNVRTLGHEKLIGKDLLVGVVANHGEHKRNIYLPKGTWVNYHTREWFNSHGEWVSDFPVYIGGVFRLPVFARSGAILPIMYVDDQTKDVFGHRKKGSSHNELIVQVYADATPSTFTLYEDDGETVRFTQDKRPVYSTRTTKVSQQKIVESVFVVIENAIGSYTGAVRSRNNIVQLVVDNALAEGVKLNGKALPRRTSMADFNKRASGWFNAGRNLVSMKSGVIDVARKKAFLIALKPITPITSVNFVCENGWTAPGENIYAFGNDPLIGNWDPAKGVLLSPNIYYEYIYNPPPNHNGPGPNTPKWTGLVSGFPAGKTLEWKCVKRLKSGQWQYMPGNNKSVNLPESGFAGTSAGAF